The nucleotide window TTGGTTAATTGGTCACATATTAGAACATAAACTCTTTTTACTAAAGACGCGTAAAACATTTTAGAACAACGTTTAGTTTGGAAGGAAAGGGGTAAGGTGACTAGTGGTTTTAAAATCAGTACTTGTTCACAGTATGTGCAATTTACAGTATTCTTTACCGTTTGCAGATAGTTTTCGTAAGGCGTAGTATGATTCTTGAAGTCATAATCAACCTAGACATCAATCTTTTTTTGCGGAAAATAATGTCTTTCAATATGATCTGTAAAACCCTAGGGAGCAAGATGAACAAACGTATCAAAACTTTCTCCGGAACactatatacaatatataattttcatcaCATTTGCCTAATGTCTAATTAAAGACAGGATGTGTAGTGTTctattcaaataaaaacaaaatatataaatgttaagcgCAATCAAATGCAAACATGTATAACTAAATGATAAGTGAGATCAAGAATTTACGGAAACAATAGTattgtaaataataataataaagaaagaaaagactTTTGTAACAAGGACAAAGAAAGTGAATGATTTGCCAATTCCCTACCAAAATTAGGACACTACAAAGGAATGCATATACACAGAGCATTAAAAGACACGAACAACCATTTGATTCTGCAAATCTTCTTTTGTCACGTCTTATCGAACTACAATTTTCGACTTATTTGATCCCCAGATACTATAAGTTGGTTCTACCAATTAATAGAGTTCTACCAATGAAGTTCTAATATACACCTGAAAGTAGTATAAGTCTACAACAAAAAATAACTGATAATATATTACTATTAATGGATATGAATCCatgtatagaaaaaaaaaacacagctAAAGTTATGCATAGAAAAATAGTTTATAGACACGAAGTTTTGATTAGGTTGTGTCTCTGTTTAGATGCTTTCAGTTCATCCGCTTCTTGTAATCTCTGTTCATCtgtcaaaaattaaaatctggTAATAAtactttaacatttttaccaaaaaaaaaagttttgaaataataggaattttttttgtgtggtaaAAGACGAAATAATAGGATTCTTAGTtgtttgctcaaaaaaaaggATTATTAGTCAAAACTTCAATTAGCAGAAAAATACATACCCCTGAATAGAATAATGGTGTATGTATTGAAGATAATAATACTAATACATATTTATGCGAGACTGAATGAAAAAGTACGTAATTATTCAATACCAATATAAAATTCTTAGCTGGCCAAATAAAAGGACTATGAAGAAGAAGGGCATGCAGCTTTTTAGACAACTCCTGCATGTTCGTCATTGACAAATACTATATAAAGTTGTAAGGAAACGTAGTTGACTGAAACATATCTTACTGATATGACTTATTGCAAATTAGGACTATTCGAAATCCCCGGCTGATGAGGCGGTGGTAGCGGCGCCTGAGGAGGTCGCTTCCGCTTCTTCTTTTCATAGCTGATCCCACGCGCTTTAGCCTGCGAATCACGAACTTCCCTTAGGTAGAGTCGAACAGCTCGTGCGCCAAAAGGGTTCGTCTCTGGTGAACCACCGTTCTCTTCAAAAGCAGCTCGAAGCCGGCCAATGAGTGCGTCGAGGCTGCCCCACGCTTGTCTGAGTGGGCAGGTACATGGTGCTGGTGGGTTTGGGTGTCCAAAGAAAGGACATATTTGCATGTGAACCTTGAGATACAAGATCGAATTAGCGTCTAAAATCAGCAGTTTCAGTATGTaatgttttataacatatatacaACCACCAATTGAAGAAGCATATCATGTatacatgttttattttatttttacactaAAAGACCATTCTATTACTAAAATTTGAGGTTCTCTAGATAGTATACATGTTTTATATAATGATTGAGATAACATTTTGCATATATACAAAGGATATTAATCTTATATAGaacatatattacatatatttcCTTATGATGATAAGAGTTAATTTTTGGAACGAATAGGATTAACCAATCATGTTGAAATATGTACAATTTGTCGGTGATAGATAAAaatatgtgatatatatataaagcctAAGTTTAAGATCATCAGACAAACCTAGATAAGTTAGACTCAGCTCTTTGAAAGAATCATATTAACATCTACAATTATCAACAAGAATCCAATTGAACAATGTAATACaaataaaagaaacccaaattAGACAAATAGGGTTTCATAATATGGATCTATATGATTATATCTTCAATGGAATAATATCAAATTAATATACTGATGTGAGCGATACATACATATACGTAAGTGTATATGTTACATATGTATACCTTGGTCTTGCCGAATTGGTCGAGGTACCTGAGGAACTCAAGAACATGAGCACCACTGCAACGGGAGAGAGAAAGTGGTGGACGGTGGTTTCGTAGATATTGTCCGAAAGTGTTCCAGTCTCTTCTCTTCTGATTCTCGTACCTACTCAGTTGGTTCGTCGCCGAGCCGCCAGAGGAAGATGAGGAGGACGAGGTAGTGGTAGTGGTGGCTGCTGCGGCGGCGATCATAaggtttgtgttgtgtgagatGTTTGATGTGCTCATAAAGCCGTGGATAGGATCCATGATATCAAGATCTGATGTATAATTTAGGTTTTATTAACTCTTTGAGGTTTTGGTTTTAGGTTATGATGAATATGAGTGGAGCTTTATGAGTCTTGAGTCTTGAACTTTATGGGTCTTGAGTTGATAAGGGAAGATGGTGGAGAGGAAAAAGAAGGAGAGGAGGGGGTATCGTAGTCATTGTAGTAAAGAGTGGGCTGCCGAATGTAgtcattgatatatatattttctcatttaaatttttgattgacTAATAACAGTGAAATAACTAATAATGCAAGCTTGTATTTtttgacaaagaaaataaaatatctctTTAATAATCATTATTGTTATGTTGAACTGTTTGCGGACGAAGGTTAAATGCATATTCATCAAATgcagtaaaaatattaaatagtaCAGCTTATTAAACAACTCATTTTTGACAAAAAGAGTACGTTTGAATCGAGTACTTATAGTATAACTTAAACTTCACATTAAAAGTTAAATgtttattcttttttctttgtttatcgacaaataaagaaattaactcattttttttactatatcCCAACAGTTTTCTCTTGTaaattattaacacaaattaTCAAATAGAGGTAAGTCAATCAATTTTTTTCCTAAGCTACATGCATTCAATAAAAACATCAAATAGGTAAAACAGGAGTACAGAAAAGTCTTAACATGAccagttacaaaaataaaaaaataaaaaaattcttaacttgatcaaaaaaaaaaaaaattcttaacaTGATTACCATAAAGGAGTACAAGACAAACTTTGATCTAACCTAATTACTTTTTTAGGTAAGATACATTGATACTTCATCTGAAGCCCGTTTCTATTTTAGGAACTCTTGAAACACACAATGAGAACAAgattttaaacatatttatttttgatgtttcaaaaaaatctttttttaaaaaatctttttttccaCTGTATAAAATCAAATGAagctgtattttttttaaaacgtaataacctaattttttaaaaggttagaattttgtttatttatttagcaACTTACAAGCTAATTAAATAACTAATGTGaagatctttttatttttcaatcaaTAATTGCTTTAAGTTTAAGTCCTGGCCTACAAAATTATAACAAAACATATGAGAAAAAGACTGGAGTCATTCCATAAATAACTTGTATTGTTTTCcaataaaaatatctttttaatttgaCGAAATGTTAATATCAAATTAGTCTTTTTGATCAAATATTAATATGATCTTAATGTTTAgtgtttaattatataattttaatattctcataaatattaaaaaatatatatatatgcatatatttttttcttattttgaaaatattgtttacgcattttaaaatgtttaatttatgttttcattctatataatttttagtttttagaatttagaatttaaaatttttaaataatatttttataactgaGGAGTAGATCACATGTCCAAATAGACTCATACTAATTTTTTGGGACATGTGATCCATTGATAGACTTGCGTACATGACTTGCAAATGGACCGAAAGCAAAAGCCTATATAAAAGTGTCCAAAGATAATCATGCAATAATTCCTTCCAGCAAATGGTTTGAATTCACAACTTGGATGGAAGAAGGAGCATGTCTTTATCATTAGACCACCATGTTCCGGACaaattaaacaatttttatttttgggatTAAAAATTTTACCCATGCACAAAtggtaaacataaataaaactaaGTGTTTGAATGCCAAAATAATGAATAAGAATTACTTCAAGATTTggcacaaaataaaaatcaaacttAGTGACTATGAAAGTGTgcaatccttttttttttttgaacaacctaTGTGTAATCCttcaaaatacatattttatgcTTCAATGGTAAACTTAAACTTTgtgccaaaagaaaaaaaaaggtatacTTAACCTCTTACTGTAAAAAAAGGGGAAGGACGTTCTTTCCGAATACAGGGAAAAACCAATATGCAAGTAATAGAACTGTACATTTTCAGTAGGATCAAATTGATCTAAATTCACATGGAAATTATTTCCCATTCGACCATCGCGTCACTAGAGATAGTCACTCCGGACtccttattttatattctaaacATCATACAAATtcccaaaatttaaattgatCACTAAATCTATATCAGTGTAGTATTTAATGATCTAAATCAGAATAAGGAATTTAACCACACAGTAAGAAccatattttgatttataaacctttttATATCTTATCGGTTGATACGGTCGGTTTCGACATAACGTACTTAGTGCTACATAATAGATTGGTTACCATAAATACTATCTTACTAATGTTTGGAAATAGaccaattatttattatatccTAATCTAAATGCAAACTGACTAGCatcaataatttaattttcagaAGAAATTGAATCTAATACCAATAGAATACACACAAAATCCTAAAAGTTTACCACCAGACTATCACCGCTAATGATGGTAACATATAAATCTTGGGTTTCTCCTATTTTCATTACGACTAGGTGTGGAGAAATGCAAGACTTTTGTGTCGTGGATTAATTATGTGAAGAAACATTGTTTATCGACTCatcaaattatttttgtaattaatacaagttttattttcagttgatgaatattatattttttggttatCACCCAACGTATTACGAAGCAGAGTTACAAAGAATGACGCAACAGTTATCTGTGGAATACTGAAACAAAAACTAATGAACTTTTACTCGCATCATTTTCATCGTCAACAACTACTCTCATTGATTATCATTTCACTGTTTCAAAATTTTGAGCAACAAACTTTGATTCAGCCATTTCCCTCGTATTTCCGACCGGATGTGAATGAACCGACCTTACATACATGGGATAGGACCGTAGGACTCATGCCCCTAATTTAGATATTATCATTTTCTTCAATTTTAGCAAAATCTTTTTTCGTATATAAACTTGAGTATTCAGAGTAAATTGGAATTGAACTAATGGTAGCAacgttagaatttttttttctcgattaTTAGCTTTGACCATGCACATGGAATTGAACTAATGGTAAAGTGGCATCAATTCCGGAGTGCTACTAGTTATCATTCTAAACATCTTTTTCGACACGTTAGTTTTTTTGTACGCATATTAAGCTCTTAGCTGTAGTAGCTAATACTACAAATACAGTAGTTTACAGTTAACATGAGAAGATGGAATCGAGTTTTTAAATCTAGTCATAGATTATCAACTTAGAGGAGAATAGGGTAGGCAGGACCAGGATTGAAAAGGCCCTGGATTGAATATAGTGACGATAATATTTGGTTTTTGGTGCGAGTGGACAGGACAACACATGGAATGCAAAGTCGAGATTGCCCCTGAAAGAAGTTAGCGGCAAGGGGTAACTTGTGGCAGAGGTACAAAACTGGATGGGGACAGAGAGGGAAAAAGAGGAGCAGTGGAGTGTGTTTGAATGGTTACTTAATAAAGAAGGAGAAAGGTTGTGTCAATCAATCAATCTCACTGTTGATTTCATATCATAGTGGAGCATGTGATTTTTTTCACCTGGTTTTTCATGTTTTGGCTCTTTTCTATCTTATACAAGTACAAAATAGATGTTTGGTTTATTAGATCTGTACATATGTGACCGCACGATTGTTAGTGGAAAgtggaaacaaaagagaaatctaCCATGTAGTCattcagatatatatatatatttgtaaaatatatcaGATGTTTCTATTGAGAAATGAAGATTTAAACGACACAAAGATGAAGTgatatacatatctaagaacatataaatatataattaactcAAATCACAACCATATTCCATCTCTATATTTAGCTACATATCAAagaacacacatatatatatatatatatatataattaaatcataaCCATATTCCATCTCTATATTAAGCTAcctaaaatatttcaatttctGTTTTTGATTTTAGTGTTAAAACTAGATTTGATCTGCACTTTTAaagttaatgatattttttgttAAGAAAAGTTTGTTTAAATGTTGAGCTAATATATTTTCCAACCCGtctaatatatgataaatatatatttaataaatcatttacatatacatacattttaaaagtattttgcTCGTGTTATACGTGAAAAGTGAAAAGATAATTttgtgaaaattttaatttttagtttcttaactaactttatgaaattgttttttttaatgaaattgtGTTTAGTAAATCGATAATATGTTCAAATttattagaaaattttaattcagttaattatttataattaattaagttaattatttataattaattagttatGAATGGATTTTGGGTAAGTGTGTGTTTCAGAAAATACAATAAATGCTGAAAGTTACGATTAGCTAGTTTTTTCAGTGGTAATATGTGTAATTAATTAGTTAGTTTAAGGGTaagtttatatttgtatttcagttttaatagaatatattttttaaagtattgTATTTGAGTGGTATACGTGAAAAATGAAGataattttgagaaatttttaatttttagtttcctaattaattttatgaaattggTTTTTATGAAATTGTGATTAGTTAATGCTATAAcaagttaaaatttattagatGGAAACATTAATTaagattattatttaaaattatttagttaTGAAATGGATTTAGGAAAGTAtgttttaaattcaaaaatacaataaatGCTTAAATTTAGGATTAGTTAATTTTTCAGTAGTAATAGATGTAACTAAATAGTTTGTTTTAAGGATTAGTTTATATTTGTACTTAagttgtaataaaatatatatatatatatatatatatatatatatatatatatatatatatatatatatatatatatatatatatatatatatatatatgtctatttTCTTTAAATTGAGGTTATCTGAATATACATTTAaactaactttaaaaataaaaccttAAACTAACCtccaaaatatttgaaaatgttGAGTTTGTCATTTAAGTAAATGATTGAACTTGGCTATGATCAAAATTGATAATttcatttgaatttttattatcttttttttatagaacaacttaaatatatgatttagttGTAGAGAGAATCAGGTATctgttaatttattatgtttttcagGAAATGTTTGGTGTAATAACAATAGTTTATtcgtaaaaaaaattagtttaatgAAGTTAAAGGATcattaaaaatttcaaacaaaAGAATTAGAAGCGATATAATATTTTGCCCGTCTGttatattcaatgttttgaaaaccggaCTGGACATTGACTCAACATTGTAACTGGGTCAATGGTCGGACCGGTCCAATTTCTTCAACcagatttaaattaattaaatatatagaatctataattattaaattatttttacaaaatgttATATCATTATTAGAATCTAACTAAAATtgatacataaataaaataaaaacttaaaaaatagtataaaaatataatgaaaactaatttatttagaaagatatttttaaaaatatgatttttaattaaatattcttaaatttgtagtttttttaatttgaatatgAGAACACTGAATTTTAATATTGAATCAGATCACCAGTTTTTCCCGAGTTCGACCGTTTTTTACCAAATTTGCCAGTTTAACTCAAATCCGATT belongs to Brassica rapa cultivar Chiifu-401-42 chromosome A07, CAAS_Brap_v3.01, whole genome shotgun sequence and includes:
- the LOC103828755 gene encoding protein LIGHT-DEPENDENT SHORT HYPOCOTYLS 4 gives rise to the protein MDPIHGFMSTSNISHNTNLMIAAAAATTTTTSSSSSSSGGSATNQLSRYENQKRRDWNTFGQYLRNHRPPLSLSRCSGAHVLEFLRYLDQFGKTKVHMQICPFFGHPNPPAPCTCPLRQAWGSLDALIGRLRAAFEENGGSPETNPFGARAVRLYLREVRDSQAKARGISYEKKKRKRPPQAPLPPPHQPGISNSPNLQ